From the genome of Phreatobacter cathodiphilus, one region includes:
- a CDS encoding DUF2852 domain-containing protein, with protein sequence MTCLNQTSPRLPAFHGGWRGAAERRWHPVELAAMIVGFVLFWPIGLAILAWKKWMGNAPRGRGRGRDGMHALAGPADTGNVAFEDYKRQELERLEAERRRLFEAQDEFAAYLERLKRSRDRAEFDQFMAERAATPRPPAA encoded by the coding sequence ATGACCTGCCTGAACCAAACCTCCCCGCGTCTGCCGGCCTTCCACGGCGGCTGGCGCGGTGCCGCCGAGCGGCGCTGGCACCCCGTGGAACTGGCGGCGATGATCGTCGGCTTCGTGCTGTTCTGGCCGATCGGCCTCGCCATCCTTGCCTGGAAGAAGTGGATGGGAAACGCGCCACGCGGACGCGGCCGTGGCCGCGACGGCATGCACGCCCTGGCCGGTCCCGCCGATACGGGCAACGTCGCCTTCGAGGACTATAAGCGCCAGGAACTGGAGCGACTGGAGGCGGAACGCCGCCGGCTCTTCGAGGCGCAGGACGAGTTCGCCGCCTATCTCGAGCGGTTGAAGCGCAGCCGCGACCGCGCCGAGTTCGACCAGTTCATGGCCGAGCGCGCCGCGACGCCCCGTCCGCCCGCAGCCTGA
- a CDS encoding ArsR/SmtB family transcription factor, with amino-acid sequence MTLSLGKSFGGPAAAYGFDDAVAVLRAVGEPTRLRLLALLAQAELTVTDLVDILGQSQPRISRHLKLLLEASLVERVKEGSWAFFRASGEGAGARTVEALAALVDPSDAILASDRERLAEVRAKRSAEAQAFFRRHAADWDRLRALHVPEERVEKAVRDALSGAPLRSLLDLGTGTGRMLELFAPDIDRGLGIDASPEMLTLARAALDRAGIRHCSVRTGDIYSLALPRDAYDGVIIHQVLHFLDDGARAIREAARVLRPGGRLVVVDFAPHEQEFLREAQAHRRLGFARDVIEGWMAAAGLTPARFVNLAPDKPEGDKLTVSIWVGRDPRIVTDAPALPAAAAIEVA; translated from the coding sequence GTGACCCTGTCCCTCGGCAAATCCTTCGGCGGCCCCGCCGCGGCCTATGGTTTCGACGACGCCGTCGCCGTGCTGCGCGCCGTCGGCGAGCCGACGCGCCTGCGCCTGCTCGCGCTGCTGGCCCAGGCGGAGCTGACGGTCACCGATCTCGTCGACATTCTAGGCCAGTCGCAGCCGCGCATATCCCGCCATCTGAAGCTGCTCCTCGAGGCCTCCCTCGTCGAGCGGGTCAAGGAGGGCTCCTGGGCCTTCTTCCGCGCCTCGGGGGAGGGCGCCGGCGCCCGCACGGTGGAGGCGCTCGCCGCCCTCGTCGATCCGTCCGACGCCATTCTCGCCAGCGACCGGGAGCGGCTCGCCGAGGTGCGCGCCAAGCGCTCGGCCGAGGCGCAGGCCTTCTTCCGCCGCCATGCCGCGGACTGGGACCGGCTGCGGGCCCTGCACGTGCCGGAGGAACGGGTGGAGAAGGCGGTGCGCGACGCGCTCTCCGGCGCGCCGCTGCGCTCGCTCCTCGATCTCGGCACCGGCACGGGCCGCATGCTGGAGCTCTTCGCCCCGGACATCGACCGCGGCCTCGGTATCGACGCCAGCCCGGAAATGCTGACGCTCGCCCGCGCCGCCCTCGACCGCGCCGGCATACGCCACTGCTCGGTGCGCACCGGCGACATCTATTCGCTCGCCCTGCCGCGGGACGCCTATGACGGCGTCATCATCCATCAGGTGCTGCACTTCCTCGACGACGGCGCCCGCGCCATCCGCGAGGCGGCGCGTGTCCTGCGCCCCGGCGGGCGGCTGGTCGTGGTGGATTTCGCCCCGCACGAGCAGGAATTCCTGCGCGAGGCGCAGGCGCATCGCCGCCTCGGGTTCGCGCGCGACGTGATCGAGGGCTGGATGGCCGCCGCCGGACTGACGCCGGCCCGTTTCGTCAACCTCGCCCCGGACAAGCCCGAGGGCGACAAGCTCACCGTTTCCATCTGGGTCGGCCGCGACCCGCGCATCGTCACCGACGCCCCGGCCCTGCCGGCGGCTGCTGCCATCGAGGTCGCCTGA
- a CDS encoding DUF2865 domain-containing protein: MTSRFHRIALLGAALLSAGIAGPLAAQDRDEFYAIARGETGRRAAPESRGGGGFGFFSLFGGGSRGHVPEITVRPGEGERGLRSQSEQGRSASGENLGGPRAYCVRTCDGFFFPMGPATSGGARQAQQESCNAMCPGAEVALYSVSRQGSIEDAVNARGQTYSALRTAFRFRQGLERTCSCQGAAANGLARLPITHDVTLRPGDVVVTETGAQVFRGASRFPYQPRDFVAARSYGRLPADVRRRVDEIQAGIQAGDTGISAPVARLSRPARIAGGGSRDVAAPTPVSIPVNEGRPSVRVIDMTLRRDTLVR, from the coding sequence ATGACCTCTCGATTCCACCGCATCGCGCTTCTCGGCGCCGCACTTCTGTCGGCCGGCATCGCCGGTCCGCTAGCGGCCCAGGACCGCGACGAATTCTACGCCATCGCCCGCGGCGAAACCGGACGACGCGCTGCCCCGGAAAGCCGTGGCGGCGGCGGCTTCGGCTTCTTCTCCCTCTTCGGTGGCGGCAGCCGCGGCCACGTGCCGGAGATCACCGTGCGGCCCGGCGAGGGCGAGCGCGGCCTCAGGAGCCAGTCTGAGCAGGGCCGCTCGGCCTCCGGCGAAAATCTCGGCGGACCGCGCGCCTATTGCGTGCGCACCTGCGACGGCTTCTTCTTCCCCATGGGCCCGGCGACCTCCGGCGGGGCGCGACAGGCGCAGCAGGAGAGCTGCAACGCCATGTGTCCGGGCGCCGAGGTGGCGCTCTATTCGGTCAGCCGGCAGGGCAGCATCGAGGATGCCGTCAACGCCCGCGGCCAGACCTATTCCGCCCTGCGTACCGCCTTCCGCTTCCGCCAGGGACTGGAACGGACCTGCTCCTGCCAGGGCGCTGCCGCCAACGGCCTCGCCCGCCTGCCCATCACCCACGACGTCACCCTCCGCCCCGGCGACGTGGTCGTCACCGAGACTGGCGCCCAGGTCTTCCGCGGCGCCTCGCGCTTCCCCTACCAGCCGCGCGACTTCGTCGCGGCCCGCTCCTACGGGCGGCTGCCGGCCGACGTTCGCCGCCGCGTCGATGAGATCCAGGCGGGCATCCAGGCCGGCGACACCGGCATTTCGGCCCCCGTGGCGCGGCTGTCGCGGCCGGCGCGGATCGCCGGTGGCGGATCGCGCGACGTCGCCGCTCCCACACCCGTCTCCATTCCCGTGAACGAGGGCCGGCCCTCCGTCCGCGTCATCGACATGACCCTGAGGCGCGACACTCTGGTGCGGTGA
- a CDS encoding glycosyltransferase family 39 protein: MRPVWTVAVVFLGAWLARFAPLLLTPNIHHPDEIFQSLEQAHRLVFGYGFVPWEFEHAVRSWILPGFIAGWMRASRLVGEGPQIYLPLVGAVLGAIGAAAVVCVYLWARRLFGFWPALAAAAVPALAPELVHFSGKALTEVVGGHLLVIAIYLAFPGHEVTNRGRLAVAGAVAALAVAIRLQIAPAVALVGLVALVRWPLGKVAFPALGAAAVVAGAGALDWATWGTPFLSYWHNFTYNVTYGVAAHFGVQPWFDYPAQLVVVWGGALAAILAFAAIGAVFQPLLAAVAVIVLATHLPIGHKELRFLYPLLFIVQALAGLGIAGTMRWLAGSGLVDTLPVAARRPGVVASGAAALLALFLVGRLPSFMMTPAAGSAWLEKRDDVAVSRAVATLGGVCGIGGYGVRWAETGGYVMMHRRAPFHEAHGPEEFAARLPAFNTIIFDRALLRHVGWPGAQCFGERCVVQRPGGCEPRPVAPLSLPPQLEGVPRVRALWPPPASQWDSPRP; the protein is encoded by the coding sequence ATGCGACCGGTCTGGACCGTGGCGGTCGTGTTTCTCGGCGCCTGGCTCGCCCGGTTCGCGCCGCTCCTGCTGACCCCCAACATCCATCACCCCGACGAGATCTTCCAGAGCTTGGAACAGGCGCATCGCCTGGTCTTCGGATACGGCTTCGTGCCGTGGGAGTTCGAGCATGCGGTCCGCTCGTGGATCCTGCCGGGCTTCATCGCGGGCTGGATGCGGGCGAGCCGGCTCGTCGGGGAGGGGCCGCAGATCTACCTGCCGCTCGTCGGCGCCGTGCTCGGCGCGATCGGCGCTGCGGCCGTCGTCTGCGTCTATCTCTGGGCCCGTCGCCTGTTCGGCTTCTGGCCGGCGCTGGCCGCCGCAGCCGTGCCGGCGCTGGCGCCCGAACTGGTGCATTTCAGCGGCAAGGCGCTGACCGAGGTGGTGGGCGGCCATCTCCTCGTCATCGCCATCTATCTCGCCTTTCCGGGCCATGAAGTGACGAACCGGGGGCGGTTGGCCGTTGCGGGCGCCGTCGCGGCGCTGGCGGTGGCGATCCGGCTGCAGATCGCACCCGCTGTCGCGCTCGTCGGCCTGGTGGCGCTCGTCCGCTGGCCGCTGGGCAAGGTCGCCTTTCCAGCTCTCGGTGCCGCCGCCGTGGTCGCCGGCGCCGGCGCCCTTGACTGGGCGACCTGGGGGACGCCCTTCCTGTCCTACTGGCACAACTTCACCTACAACGTGACCTACGGCGTCGCGGCCCATTTCGGCGTGCAGCCCTGGTTCGACTATCCCGCGCAACTGGTCGTCGTGTGGGGCGGTGCGCTGGCGGCGATCCTCGCCTTCGCCGCGATCGGCGCGGTGTTCCAGCCGCTGCTCGCCGCCGTCGCGGTGATCGTTCTGGCGACCCACCTGCCGATCGGCCACAAGGAATTGCGCTTCCTCTACCCCCTCCTGTTCATCGTGCAGGCGCTGGCGGGCCTCGGCATCGCCGGTACGATGCGCTGGTTGGCCGGGTCGGGACTGGTGGACACCCTTCCCGTCGCGGCGCGGCGGCCCGGCGTCGTCGCCTCTGGCGCGGCGGCGCTGCTCGCCCTGTTCCTCGTCGGCCGCCTGCCGTCCTTCATGATGACGCCGGCCGCGGGTTCGGCCTGGCTCGAAAAGAGGGACGACGTGGCGGTGTCGCGCGCGGTCGCCACCCTCGGCGGGGTCTGCGGCATCGGCGGCTACGGCGTGCGCTGGGCCGAGACGGGCGGCTACGTGATGATGCACCGGCGGGCGCCGTTCCACGAGGCCCACGGGCCGGAGGAATTCGCCGCCCGGCTGCCGGCCTTCAACACGATCATTTTCGACCGGGCGCTGCTCCGCCACGTCGGATGGCCCGGTGCGCAGTGTTTCGGTGAGCGCTGCGTGGTGCAGCGCCCCGGCGGCTGCGAGCCGCGGCCGGTCGCGCCGCTGTCCCTGCCGCCGCAGCTCGAGGGCGTGCCGCGGGTGAGGGCGCTCTGGCCACCGCCGGCATCGCAATGGGACAGCCCGCGCCCGTGA
- a CDS encoding PilZ domain-containing protein: MSTVEASERRALQRSRTFWKGTILFPGGLRSTECTVRNFTPKGARLDCGGVNDLPDHFQLKIPQKGETFDCAVIWRRMPEIGVAFVETAANGSDSLADKLKTLEQQNRRLLRRLNEQSSD; encoded by the coding sequence GTGTCCACCGTCGAAGCCTCCGAGCGTCGCGCCTTGCAGCGCTCACGCACCTTCTGGAAGGGAACGATCCTGTTCCCCGGAGGACTGCGCTCGACCGAGTGCACGGTGCGCAATTTCACGCCGAAAGGCGCGCGCCTGGACTGCGGCGGGGTAAACGACCTGCCCGATCACTTCCAGTTGAAGATCCCCCAGAAGGGCGAGACCTTCGACTGCGCCGTCATCTGGCGTCGGATGCCGGAGATCGGCGTGGCCTTCGTGGAGACGGCGGCGAACGGGTCGGACTCTCTGGCCGACAAGCTCAAGACCCTCGAGCAGCAAAACCGTCGGCTGCTGCGCCGCCTGAACGAGCAATCGTCGGACTGA
- a CDS encoding aspartate/glutamate racemase family protein, translated as MHLTIVNPNTTASMTRTIGEAARAVAAAGTVIEAVNPDSGPASIEGYYDEVWSIPGMLEEMRARPASDAFVIACFDDTGLDAARSLMAVPVVGIGEAAMHMATLLATKFTVVTTLAVSVPALEHNVHKYGFAHRCARVRACEVPVLELEDPTSDARARISAEIARAKNEDRAEAIVLGCAGMADLAAALSAEHGMPVIDGVAAAVKLAESLHALGLKTSKAGGYAPPRPKAYRGRFASAGVSTDG; from the coding sequence ATGCACCTGACCATCGTCAATCCGAACACCACCGCCTCCATGACCCGCACCATCGGCGAGGCGGCCCGTGCCGTCGCCGCGGCGGGCACCGTCATCGAGGCCGTCAATCCGGATAGTGGCCCGGCTTCGATCGAGGGCTATTACGACGAGGTCTGGTCCATCCCGGGCATGCTCGAGGAGATGCGGGCGCGGCCCGCTTCCGACGCCTTCGTCATCGCCTGTTTCGACGATACGGGCCTCGATGCCGCGCGCTCGCTCATGGCGGTGCCGGTGGTCGGCATCGGCGAGGCGGCCATGCACATGGCGACGTTGCTGGCGACGAAATTCACCGTCGTCACCACCCTCGCCGTGTCGGTGCCGGCGCTGGAGCACAACGTCCACAAATACGGCTTCGCCCATCGCTGCGCCCGCGTGCGCGCCTGCGAGGTGCCGGTCCTCGAACTCGAGGACCCCACCTCGGACGCCCGCGCCCGCATCTCGGCGGAGATCGCCCGCGCCAAGAACGAGGACCGGGCGGAGGCGATCGTGCTGGGCTGCGCCGGCATGGCGGACCTCGCGGCGGCCCTTTCCGCCGAACACGGGATGCCGGTGATCGACGGCGTGGCGGCTGCCGTGAAGCTCGCCGAGAGCCTCCATGCCCTCGGCCTGAAGACCTCCAAGGCCGGCGGCTATGCCCCGCCGCGGCCCAAGGCCTATCGCGGACGCTTTGCTTCCGCAGGGGTATCAACGGACGGTTAA
- a CDS encoding TetR/AcrR family transcriptional regulator, whose protein sequence is MARTPDTELSERRGYHHGNLREALLEAARRLIAERGPAGFTLSDAAKLAGVSPAAPYRHFKDREALLKEIAVQGFQALGRRLEAAARAGGPDGFLAMGRAYLAFAREEPAYYAAMFNTGHPGGGGSGDDPGFNALRQAVGRALGSSDPQRVTMAATLVFALTHGLASLAAPGSIAMPGGLDDPERMLDVGVHALLTGLGKAP, encoded by the coding sequence ATGGCACGCACCCCCGACACCGAACTGTCCGAACGCCGTGGCTATCATCACGGCAACCTGCGCGAGGCTCTGCTGGAGGCGGCCCGCCGGCTGATCGCCGAGCGGGGGCCGGCCGGCTTCACCCTGTCGGACGCCGCCAAGCTGGCGGGCGTGTCCCCGGCGGCTCCCTATCGCCATTTCAAGGACCGCGAGGCCCTGCTGAAGGAGATCGCGGTCCAGGGTTTCCAGGCGCTGGGGCGGCGGCTCGAGGCCGCGGCACGGGCAGGAGGCCCCGACGGCTTTCTCGCCATGGGACGGGCCTATCTCGCCTTCGCGCGAGAGGAGCCGGCCTACTACGCCGCCATGTTCAATACCGGCCATCCCGGCGGCGGTGGGTCGGGAGACGATCCCGGTTTCAACGCCCTGCGGCAGGCGGTCGGTCGCGCTCTCGGCAGCTCCGACCCGCAGCGGGTGACGATGGCGGCGACCCTGGTCTTCGCCCTCACCCACGGGCTCGCCTCGCTCGCCGCGCCGGGGTCCATCGCCATGCCCGGGGGGCTGGACGATCCCGAGCGCATGCTCGACGTCGGCGTCCATGCCCTGCTGACGGGACTCGGCAAGGCTCCCTGA
- a CDS encoding class I SAM-dependent methyltransferase, which yields MNQGFFDDPEKVAAYEQGPRWFIPAYEASHDMAAVLLHEFVPETGHILVVGAGGGIELAALAKAGPDWRFTGIDPAKPMLDMAEARLAAMGAAERVALIQGYVADAPAGPFDAATCFLTLHFVPDDGSRLALLEDIRRRLRPGAPFLLINGCLDKTSARFGRDMARYSAFARFKGAPAEMATMAATTVAQQVHLLPASRDEALLTEAGFHSVEQFYRGLWVHGWLAHA from the coding sequence GTGAACCAGGGTTTTTTCGACGATCCGGAAAAGGTCGCCGCCTACGAGCAGGGACCGCGCTGGTTCATTCCGGCCTATGAGGCGAGCCACGACATGGCCGCCGTGCTGCTGCACGAGTTCGTGCCGGAGACGGGGCACATCCTGGTCGTCGGCGCCGGCGGCGGCATCGAACTCGCGGCGCTGGCCAAGGCCGGGCCGGACTGGCGCTTCACGGGAATCGACCCGGCGAAGCCGATGCTCGACATGGCCGAGGCGAGGCTCGCGGCCATGGGCGCGGCGGAGCGGGTGGCGCTGATCCAGGGTTACGTCGCCGATGCGCCGGCCGGGCCCTTCGACGCCGCGACCTGCTTCCTCACCCTGCATTTCGTGCCCGACGACGGGTCCCGGCTCGCCCTGCTGGAGGACATCCGGCGCCGCCTGAGGCCGGGCGCGCCCTTCCTCCTGATCAATGGCTGCCTCGACAAGACGTCTGCCCGGTTCGGGCGCGACATGGCCCGCTACAGCGCCTTCGCCCGGTTCAAGGGTGCGCCAGCCGAGATGGCCACCATGGCCGCCACCACCGTCGCCCAACAGGTCCATCTGCTTCCGGCCTCGCGCGACGAAGCGCTGCTGACCGAAGCCGGCTTCCATTCCGTCGAGCAATTCTACCGTGGCCTCTGGGTCCACGGCTGGCTCGCCCACGCCTGA
- the metF gene encoding methylenetetrahydrofolate reductase [NAD(P)H]: MSSAYKPSRYVSRSRLKVSFEFFPPKTEEMEATLWESIERLAPLEPSFVSVTYGAGGSTRERTHATVSRIVKETALKPAAHLTCVAATKAQVDDVIRDYWAAGVRHIVALRGDPVGGVGTTYESHPGGYEGSPELVAGIKAIGDFEVSVSAYPERHPESPSLETDIDMLKRKVDAGATRAITQFFFDNDVYLRYLDRVRAAGITIPIVPGIVPVQNFKQTAGFAARTGASVPDWLARRFEGLENDPATRKLIAAAVAAEQALDLVDRGVTEFHFYTMNRADLVYAVCHLLGMRPKDAAPSAVAA, encoded by the coding sequence ATGTCCTCCGCCTACAAGCCGAGCCGCTACGTCTCCCGCTCCCGCCTGAAGGTCTCTTTCGAGTTCTTCCCGCCGAAGACCGAGGAGATGGAGGCGACCCTGTGGGAATCCATCGAGCGGCTGGCGCCGCTCGAGCCCTCCTTCGTTTCCGTCACCTACGGCGCCGGCGGCTCCACCCGCGAGCGCACCCACGCCACCGTGTCCCGCATCGTCAAGGAGACGGCGCTGAAGCCGGCGGCGCACTTGACCTGCGTCGCCGCCACCAAGGCGCAGGTGGACGACGTCATCCGCGACTACTGGGCGGCTGGCGTGCGCCACATCGTGGCGCTGCGCGGCGACCCCGTGGGCGGCGTCGGAACGACGTACGAGAGCCATCCGGGCGGCTACGAGGGCTCGCCCGAGCTCGTCGCCGGCATCAAGGCGATCGGCGACTTCGAGGTCTCCGTCTCGGCCTATCCCGAGCGGCACCCGGAAAGCCCCTCGCTCGAGACCGACATCGACATGCTGAAGCGCAAGGTCGATGCCGGCGCGACCCGGGCCATCACCCAGTTCTTCTTCGACAACGACGTCTACCTGCGCTACCTCGACCGCGTCCGCGCCGCGGGCATCACCATTCCGATCGTGCCGGGCATCGTGCCGGTGCAGAACTTCAAGCAGACGGCCGGATTTGCCGCCCGCACCGGCGCGAGCGTGCCGGACTGGCTCGCCCGCCGCTTCGAGGGGCTGGAGAACGATCCCGCGACGCGCAAGCTTATCGCCGCGGCGGTGGCCGCCGAGCAGGCGCTGGATCTCGTCGACCGCGGCGTCACCGAGTTCCACTTCTACACGATGAACCGCGCCGATCTCGTCTACGCGGTCTGCCACCTTCTGGGCATGCGGCCGAAGGATGCCGCGCCGAGCGCCGTAGCGGCGTAA
- a CDS encoding potassium transporter Kup, with translation MADDTAAGAPKPAEADGGPAQDPRTQGQVRNEHGHAHSQASFWGLFVGSVGVVYGDIGTSPLYAFREAVVAATGHGATGAPSRDVVLGVLSLILWSLILIITGKYVLLLLRADDKGEGGILTLVALAQRAIGKPSYVVALLGMAGAALFYGDAAITPAISVLSALEGLKLVTPVFEPYILPLTVVVIVALFAVQSHGTASVARYFGPICIVWFLAMAIVGAIHIADDLGVFHAFNPYYGIVFLANNGTIGLLALGAVFLAVTGGEALYTDMGHFGRKPIQWAWFCLVFPALTLNYLGQGAMVLADPSKLTNPFYLLAPSWALLPMVVLATLATIIASQAVITGAFSLSRQAIQLGLLPRMAIRHTSEEHSGQIYMPAVNWGLLIGVLTLVLLFKNSSSLASAYGIAVTATMFITAVLAWFVVRRLWRWNIVLAVVVMVPLIVIHLIFFGANLLKLVDGGWVPLVIGAVIMFLMLTWRKGTAILADKTRRIEVPLVDLLKSFDKRPPHQVAGTAVFLTSDQAYAPASLLHNLKHNKVLHEHNVFLAVKSVDTPRLPDGERISFEKINDRFSRLTVRFGYMETPHVPKALIACKKFGLKFDMMSTSFFLSRRHLKASGKLGMPLWQDYIFIGMAVNANSASDYFHLPTGRVVEVGTQVTI, from the coding sequence ATGGCAGATGACACGGCGGCCGGCGCCCCCAAGCCGGCTGAGGCCGACGGCGGTCCCGCTCAGGACCCTCGGACCCAGGGGCAGGTGCGCAACGAACACGGCCATGCTCATTCCCAGGCAAGCTTCTGGGGGCTTTTCGTGGGCTCCGTCGGCGTCGTCTACGGCGACATCGGCACCAGCCCGCTCTACGCCTTCCGCGAGGCCGTGGTGGCGGCGACCGGGCACGGTGCTACGGGCGCCCCGAGCCGCGACGTCGTCCTCGGCGTCCTGTCGCTCATCCTCTGGTCCCTGATCCTCATCATCACCGGCAAATACGTGCTGCTGCTGCTGCGCGCCGACGACAAGGGCGAGGGCGGCATCCTCACCCTGGTCGCCCTCGCCCAGCGCGCCATCGGCAAACCGAGCTACGTGGTCGCCCTGCTCGGCATGGCGGGCGCGGCCCTGTTCTACGGCGACGCCGCCATCACGCCGGCCATCTCGGTGCTGTCCGCCCTCGAGGGCCTCAAGCTGGTGACGCCCGTCTTCGAGCCCTACATCCTGCCGCTCACGGTGGTGGTGATCGTCGCGCTCTTCGCCGTCCAGAGCCATGGGACGGCCAGCGTCGCCCGCTATTTCGGGCCGATCTGCATCGTCTGGTTCCTCGCCATGGCGATCGTCGGAGCCATCCACATCGCCGACGACCTCGGCGTCTTCCACGCCTTCAATCCCTATTACGGCATCGTCTTCCTCGCCAACAACGGCACGATCGGCCTGCTGGCGCTCGGCGCGGTCTTCCTCGCCGTCACCGGCGGCGAGGCCCTCTACACCGACATGGGCCATTTCGGCCGCAAGCCGATTCAGTGGGCCTGGTTCTGCCTCGTCTTTCCGGCCCTGACGCTGAACTATCTCGGCCAGGGCGCCATGGTGCTCGCCGACCCGTCCAAGCTCACCAATCCCTTCTACCTGCTGGCGCCGTCCTGGGCCCTCCTGCCCATGGTCGTGCTGGCGACGCTCGCCACCATCATCGCCAGCCAGGCGGTGATCACCGGCGCCTTCTCCCTGTCGCGGCAGGCCATCCAGCTCGGCCTGCTGCCGCGCATGGCGATCCGCCACACCTCGGAGGAGCATTCCGGCCAGATCTACATGCCGGCGGTGAACTGGGGCCTCCTCATCGGCGTCCTGACGCTGGTGCTCCTGTTCAAGAACTCGTCGAGCCTGGCCTCCGCCTACGGCATCGCCGTCACCGCCACCATGTTCATCACCGCGGTTCTCGCCTGGTTCGTCGTGCGCCGCCTGTGGCGGTGGAACATCGTCCTGGCCGTGGTCGTCATGGTGCCGCTCATCGTCATCCACCTCATCTTCTTCGGCGCAAACCTCCTCAAGCTGGTGGACGGCGGCTGGGTGCCGCTGGTGATCGGCGCGGTCATCATGTTCCTCATGCTGACCTGGCGGAAAGGCACCGCCATCCTCGCCGACAAGACGCGGCGCATCGAGGTGCCGCTGGTCGACCTCCTCAAGAGCTTCGACAAGCGCCCGCCGCACCAGGTCGCCGGCACAGCCGTCTTCCTCACCTCCGATCAGGCCTATGCGCCCGCCTCGCTCCTGCACAACCTCAAGCACAACAAGGTGCTGCACGAGCACAACGTCTTCCTCGCCGTGAAGAGCGTCGACACCCCGCGCCTGCCCGACGGCGAGCGCATCTCCTTCGAGAAGATCAACGACCGCTTCTCGCGGCTGACCGTTCGCTTCGGCTACATGGAGACGCCGCACGTGCCGAAGGCGCTCATCGCCTGCAAGAAGTTCGGCCTGAAGTTCGACATGATGTCGACCTCGTTCTTCCTGTCGCGCCGGCACCTGAAGGCCTCCGGCAAGCTCGGCATGCCGCTCTGGCAGGACTACATCTTCATCGGCATGGCGGTGAACGCCAATTCCGCCTCCGACTATTTCCACCTGCCGACCGGCCGCGTGGTGGAGGTCGGCACCCAGGTGACCATCTGA
- a CDS encoding DUF2798 domain-containing protein has product MPPKAAIIQPILMAAVMAFLMTALITWLNLGFPPDYLRRWMTAFAIAWPAAAVAAYIAIPIARTLTGRIIVWMEAKGL; this is encoded by the coding sequence ATGCCGCCCAAAGCCGCCATCATCCAGCCCATCCTCATGGCCGCCGTCATGGCCTTCCTCATGACGGCGCTCATCACATGGCTGAACCTCGGTTTCCCGCCCGACTATCTCCGCCGCTGGATGACCGCCTTCGCCATCGCCTGGCCGGCCGCGGCGGTCGCGGCCTATATCGCCATCCCCATCGCTCGAACCCTGACCGGCCGCATCATCGTCTGGATGGAGGCGAAGGGCCTGTGA